Within Salvia splendens isolate huo1 chromosome 21, SspV2, whole genome shotgun sequence, the genomic segment ACaaatttttgtgatttttaaataattattaccCATTTTGAGAATCTCCAGGGAGATTGGCTTGGAATCATGctttaaaataaatttgatttttattttctaaatttggaaATTCGGGCTTCTTTCAAAACATTAGATTTTATTAGGCTTACGATCAACATCTCCATAGATGTAGTACTctctctgtccgcgaataggattccattttttcattttagttcgtccgcgaatagaagtctcggttcacttttaccataaatggtaataagatctcgcattccactaactcattccactcacattttatttaaaactaatatacacaaGTGAGACACATATTCAAATATTTTAATGGGCCAATGTAGTAAGTGATTGAGATAGATTGGaccaaaatatatactcccttgtCCATCATTAAGAGTATTATTTCTTTTGAACATGGTTTTTAAGATAAATATctgaaaaagttaataaaatatgaatttcatttgtggatattaattaattgaaatgtgagtgaaatgaattaGTAAATGTGAAACATGTTACTATTTATAGTTAAAATGAATCATGACTTATATTCGTGGacgactaaaatagaaaaacagagCTCCTAATTGAAAACAAAGGGAGTATTTACTTTATATTTTGGtcacttcatatatttataaattaatacaagATCTTAACATTTGAATTCATTCGTATTTATCCcatattaaaaatattgatCACATCCGCATATGTTaatatattgttgatatttttaagtAAACGACATCATCATGAATATGCGGCATTCTTCAACTCGTCAACAGTTACGTCCACATATAATTTTGTTAGTTTTTAAAATTGGAAGACagacaaaattttaataaatttatgatTTTCCGACGATTATCAAATAGTTAAAGATTTTGACTTTATtctgaaaaaatgaaatacagTTCAacgtagtagtaatatttttcctCCAAACGATTGGCAAATTATAGACACAGAAGTCAATTTATTTATCTCATTCtacttttgtttaatttctCAATAAATATTAGACGTAAGACAAAAATATGTTTGGCGTTACATGTCTCTTAAATTCAGTTAATTTCATAAAGCAATacattactacctccgtcccccaaaattcgtcccggtttgaccgggcacgggttttaaggaatgtaatggaaagtggattgaaaaagttagtggaatgtgggcttgacttttatatattagttttataataaaatgtgagtaggaatgagttagtggaatgtggggtccactaccaaaaatggtaaaagtgaaatgggacaaattttgggggacggacgaaaaaggaaagttgggacaaattttcagggacggagggagtattttttattttgaacttGATAGTGTCCACGACTCGACATTTAATAACGTATAAAATTTATGTCCAATCAATCATGTCATATGACTCATACGTAGAGACATATCAACTTGTACAGATTTTATTCAGTAAATTAAGTTTTGGAAAAATACATGTAATTAATATGGTAAGTTACAATTGATAATTAGATTGACCATCTTATAATTTGAACTACTTTAGTTAGTGAGTTTTACTAAACAACACTTAAAACAAGCTATGATAGAATAAAGATTCATTAACGACTAGGGATCAATAAGCTTATTTAATCGAAGGTGATTAATGATCGATATATCAAATTATAAACACACGCTAACTCAAAATTAACGACATAGTTATGAAACCAAATTCATCGGACCATACACAATGAAGAAGGTCTTTGTCAGTGTCAGAAGACAAACATGATACATCTACCAATATTGCCGACAACATATGGTTATCAAATAATAGAAATGAACTCAAGCCCCAAGGGTTCAGGCCGAGGCAGACCCCACTGTGAGTTGACAACAACTCTAAATACCgaatttaatgtaatttttcaATCCTTGTGAAATTGATTGACCACTTGATCCCACCTAAATTTGCTATTGCATTAAAGATTGgttaaaacaaataatgaattTAGAGCTAATTGTTGTTACTACTATTAAAAAATTCAACTCCAAACCATTATAATGAGGTAGGAAAAAGTTTAGTAGGATGTGTCACATGGTAAAAGCATTGTGGTGAATGAGTAGAGAAGCAATCAAAATCAAAGCACGCCAATCTTTACTTGATTTAACCCAATCATAGAATAAAAAAGTTAGAAGTTCACTCACTGTTTGTCCTATACTTTTTTCAAATGTCAAAAAgcttttttaaatattagttgGAAAAAATGGAGTACACAATTTACATTCTACACGTGACTAAATCCCAACAACAATTCGTATCTTATCCagaatttatttcaatttatgaCTTCTATTTGCgtgtaaaatatcaatattcaATGTCTAACTTTGTAAGGTTCTTCTTATCAAGGACTATTTCAAACGAATTTATTAAATTGGAGCTAATTTTTAAGATAGGGATTCACTATATCACGGTGCTTTGCATCCAATTTTCATTAGAAtgtgaaataaaaaatgaatttgtttttaattatctcatgaaaaaaatacagtataataagtataatatatttttaatatttttcaaccaattaacattttttatttagaaaTAAGAGATGGAGTATCACTTAATCCATTGGTGGTGACACCCACGTGTAATTTTTCGGATATCATATTAAATGCACTTTCACGTATATactcacaatttaataaatataaataaatttaaactttatgatttttttgtctatttttttaaagaaaatttggAAAAAGATTCGACCAAATTTTATACTGTTTTTTTTGGTTGCACGAaactaatttaatattttaatatggaTTCGCTTTTATTTCAAAGTTTTGGAGTTACATTTTGGTGTGTGTAATAAATCTTCAAAGTTAATGAATAGTGTTGATTAATAATTATATTCCAAATAAATTGCAACCAATAAATTTGCAACATAGAGTGTCGAAAACACATTCCAagttagtactactacttttaaATTGCAACCAATAAATTTGCAACATAGAGTGTCGAAAATATATTCCAAATCAGTACTAGTGTACTACTATAAAAATGCAATCTATAGTGTCGAAAAATATATTCCAAATTAGTAGTGCTGTCTATGAATAATGATGATCAAACTGAATTTCAAACTTCACATAATCAATTTTGGTTTTTGTTAATttaaacaagaacatgaaaaCCAAATACCCGCTTAGTGTATTTTTCACTGCAGTCAATTTCAAGATctaaattcttaaaaaaaacaCGAGAGTTGAAAAATGAAGTACACTCACCAATAACTGAATTGGTGGAGATGCTTTAATATGCAAATCTGGATTGGACATCTGTCATCTCCTCTTCAACATTTCTTTGTTTACTCagatagtagtaataattaactACTGTTTCATTCCTTTTTGCTTTAATAATTTTTCCAAATCCCACCCCACCCACTAACTTTGCCGGGATTCCACTATAAACTCCTGAACTATGAAAGAGATTAAATTTTTACTATGATATGTTTCAAAATTTGGAGAACCCACAATTCTTTTGTCTGGGTTCTTGATTTGTCAACAGATGGTGAAAGGAGGGAAACAACAACAGTAAGAAAGCAGGTAGTTGTTGTAGTTACCTTTCACTTtctaattttcattttcttgctgttactaatattttatttatcggTGTTACCAATTTCTTGAGCAAGTAAAGTAATTAATGGTTGAAAGGGAGAGTTAGACTAAATAAAGTAGCTCAAGATTTGAATAAAGGGTTGACATAGATTGCCTCAGATCCAGGTTACTCAAAGTCTTCTTGTTGAGAAAAAAAAGTTTGCCTTTTTACTCAGGGTTTTCCTGTGATTCTTCaaactccccccccccccctctctctcatCAACCATTTTGTTGCTTCCCTGCTTTAATTCAGCTCAAATATTGTCATAAATTCCCAatcttgatttgttttcttattgTCAATTTTTTGACTTGTTTTGCTTCAGTTGACTGTTTGAGTAAGAATGGATCTTGGTGAAGATGGATTTCCCCTTTCTTGCTTCTTCATGTATTGTATTTGGTGAAGTTAGGAATAGTTTAATTAAGTGAATATTTGAAGGAATTGGATTATTAGAGTGAGTATTGTACTTCACCTTTCTATGTGTGGAGACTTCCTTTttcagtgatggtgatggtaTTCATTTTTAGCATGGCAGATCTAGGAAGTAATTTCTAATTATAAGCTTTCTTTGGTTTAGTTTGGATCATGGGCAATGGATTCTTGATCTTAAATGGTAGATTTTGCTTTCTGTTGGGGGGGTGGTGAGTTAATTTAACAATGACAGGTGATGTGGTAGTAGATGGGCTGCGGGGAAACCTTTCGTATATAGATAGTGATCTCGATGGAGGGGAGGCGTGGGGCGGTCTCGGTGCCATTTAGTTTAGGTAATTGCACTCTTGACTACCCGAAGAGTATGGAGGAAGAGGCGGCTACGGATGCTGAGATGAAGAGTTTGGGCAACTCTGTGGATGGTGACAATGATGATTGCAGCTTTGGTGACTCGGGGAGTGATGTTAGTTTCTCGGTGGCGTTGGGGTCGGGGGAGGTGAGGAGCGAGGGGTCTTCGTCTCTGGTGGCTACGACGTCTGAGGACGAGAGCTTCTGGCTGGCTCGGGATGTTGTGGTCCGCGACAGTGAGGAGGATGGGTTGTCTTCGTTGGAGGGTGATGCGATGCCTGATAGCTCCTGCTCGTTGTCGGTGGTGAGTGATGCTAGCAGTCTGTGTGGGGACGATTTCTTGGCGTTTGAGGCCAACTTCTTGGAGGTTGAGAGGGAACTTGCTTCGAGAATACTTGTTTCGAGAAATCCGAGTGGTGATGATGCAGTTTTAGGCGATTCTCCATCTGTATCCGCGGAAGGGGCTGCTGATGTTGCCGTCTCTAAAGCGTCCAAGGCTGATGTTCGGTTGGAGAAAGGGCCGAGCGGGAGGGGAGGCCGGAGTATCTTTGAAGTGGATTGTGTGCCTCTTTGGGGTCTCACCTCTGTTTGTGGTAGGCGACCGGAGATGGAAGATGCAGTCGCAGCTCTGCCTCGTTTGCTGAAAATCCCGATCCGGTTGCTGACCAGTGAGGATGGAGGAGGGATGACGACGTGCTTGAGCCATCTGACGGGCCACTTCTTTGGAGTGTACGACGGTCATGGAGGCTCTCAGGTTGATGTCTTTTTCGTGTTTTTTGATCACGCAGCGTTGTTGCAACGCGTTCGAGATATATGATTATGTCGTGTTTACAGGTAGCTAACTACTGCCGTGATCGTCTGCATCTTGCTTTGAATGAAGAGTTGGATGTGATGATAAACAACCTTGATGATAATGCTAGCTGTGAAGAGAAGTGGAGGAGAGCTTTCACTAGATGTTTTCTCAaggtcgacgatgaggtcggAGGGAAGGCCAGCCTCGAGCCCCTCGCACCCGAGACCGTGGGGTCCACGGCCATCGTTGCACTAGTGTGCTCTTCTCATATAATAGTGGCCAACTCTGGCGACTCGAGGGCCGTGCTCTACCGTGGCAAAGAAGCCATGGCCCTTTCCGTCGACCACAAAGTAACCGCCCTTATGTTTTTAAAGTCCGTCTAACGTGCCCCTAACTCTGTTTCCTCGTATCTTGCAGCCTAATCGGGAAGACGAGTACGCACGCATCGAAGCATCGGGAGGGAAGGTCATACAATGGAACGGCCATCGCGTCTTTGGTGTCCTTGCAATGTCGAGGTCTATTGGTACGCTTTCGCATTCCATTTCATTCCTACCGTCATTCCATAGTTTCCCCTCTCATTTGCGCGAACGTCCATTTCCCCGCGTGCAGGAGACCGGTATCTGAAGCCCTGGATCATCCCCGATCCCGAAGTGATGTTCGTTCCACGGACGAAGGAGGATGACTGCCTCGTCCTGGCCAGCGACGGCCTTTGGGATGTCATGACAAACGACGAGGCATGTGATCTAGCGCGTAAAAGGATACTACTGTGGCACAAGCACAACAGCGCCTCCCTCCCGTTGGAACGGGGCGAGGCGATCGACCCCGCGGCTCAGGCGGCCGCAGAGTACCTCTCGAACCGGGCGATGCAGAAGGGCAGCAAGGACAACATCTCCGTTATTGTAGTAGACTTGAAGAC encodes:
- the LOC121785108 gene encoding protein phosphatase 2C 50-like; translated protein: MEGRRGAVSVPFSLGNCTLDYPKSMEEEAATDAEMKSLGNSVDGDNDDCSFGDSGSDVSFSVALGSGEVRSEGSSSLVATTSEDESFWLARDVVVRDSEEDGLSSLEGDAMPDSSCSLSVVSDASSLCGDDFLAFEANFLEVERELASRILVSRNPSGDDAVLGDSPSVSAEGAADVAVSKASKADVRLEKGPSGRGGRSIFEVDCVPLWGLTSVCGRRPEMEDAVAALPRLLKIPIRLLTSEDGGGMTTCLSHLTGHFFGVYDGHGGSQVANYCRDRLHLALNEELDVMINNLDDNASCEEKWRRAFTRCFLKVDDEVGGKASLEPLAPETVGSTAIVALVCSSHIIVANSGDSRAVLYRGKEAMALSVDHKPNREDEYARIEASGGKVIQWNGHRVFGVLAMSRSIGDRYLKPWIIPDPEVMFVPRTKEDDCLVLASDGLWDVMTNDEACDLARKRILLWHKHNSASLPLERGEAIDPAAQAAAEYLSNRAMQKGSKDNISVIVVDLKTQRKIKNKT